A window of Oncorhynchus kisutch isolate 150728-3 linkage group LG10, Okis_V2, whole genome shotgun sequence contains these coding sequences:
- the LOC109898394 gene encoding probable phosphatase phospho1 isoform X1 — translation MNCFGSPPGEDVQPPRSRRSANNMAANSATPPSDRRFLIFFDFDETIVNESSDDVVVQAAPGQNLPAWLKDTYRPGHYNEYMQRVLAYMAEKGVTESAIRSVIEKIPASPGMLALFQFLRHRPPQDFEVVLVSDANTFFIESWLRRVGARQLFVKIFTNPATFDKDGRLVLRPFHSHSCLRCPENMCKQVILRDYVMRRTQERGRPFQRVFYVGDGANDFCPSLILGPRDTAFARRDYPMHRLITEIHEARPGEFKAVTVPWASGDDVVERLRRHAEEK, via the coding sequence ATGAACTGCTTTGGATCTCCCCCAGGCGAGGACGTTCAACCCCCACGTTCCAGACGCTCCGCAAATAACATGGCCGCCAACTCAGCAACACCCCCCTCTGACAGGCGCTTCCTCATCTTCTTCGACTTTGACGAGACCATTGTAAATGAGAGCAGTGATGATGTGGTGGTGCAGGCGGCCCCAGGGCAGAACCTCCCCGCCTGGCTGAAGGACACCTACCGACCGGGCCACTACAACGAGTACATGCAGCGCGTGCTGGCCTACATGGCAGAGAAGGGCGTGACCGAGAGTGCCATCCGCTCCGTCATCGAGAAGATCCCCGCCTCTCCCGGCATGCTGGCCTTGTTCCAGTTCCTCCGCCACCGCCCCCCGCAGGACTTTGAGGTGGTTCTGGTGTCTGATGCCAACACTTTCTTCATTGAGTCCTGGCTCCGCCGCGTTGGGGCCCGCCAGCTCTTCGTCAAGATCTTCACCAACCCTGCCACCTTCGACAAGGATGGCCGGCTGGTGCTACGCCCCTTCCACTCCCACAGCTGCCTGCGCTGCCCGGAGAACATGTGCAAGCAGGTGATCTTGAGGGACTATGTGATGCGGCGTACACAGGAGCGTGGGCGGCCGTTCCAGAGGGTATTCTATGTGGGCGATGGGGCCAACGACTTCTGCCCGTCTCTGATCCTGGGGCCCCGGGACACGGCGTTTGCCCGACGGGACTACCCCATGCACCGGCTGATCACTGAGATCCACGAGGCCAGGCCAGGGGAGTTCAAGGCTGTTACTGTGCCCTGGGCCAGTGGGGATGATGTGGTGGAGCGACTCAGAAGGCACGCAGAGGAGAAATGA
- the LOC109898394 gene encoding probable phosphatase phospho1 isoform X2: protein MAANSATPPSDRRFLIFFDFDETIVNESSDDVVVQAAPGQNLPAWLKDTYRPGHYNEYMQRVLAYMAEKGVTESAIRSVIEKIPASPGMLALFQFLRHRPPQDFEVVLVSDANTFFIESWLRRVGARQLFVKIFTNPATFDKDGRLVLRPFHSHSCLRCPENMCKQVILRDYVMRRTQERGRPFQRVFYVGDGANDFCPSLILGPRDTAFARRDYPMHRLITEIHEARPGEFKAVTVPWASGDDVVERLRRHAEEK from the coding sequence ATGGCCGCCAACTCAGCAACACCCCCCTCTGACAGGCGCTTCCTCATCTTCTTCGACTTTGACGAGACCATTGTAAATGAGAGCAGTGATGATGTGGTGGTGCAGGCGGCCCCAGGGCAGAACCTCCCCGCCTGGCTGAAGGACACCTACCGACCGGGCCACTACAACGAGTACATGCAGCGCGTGCTGGCCTACATGGCAGAGAAGGGCGTGACCGAGAGTGCCATCCGCTCCGTCATCGAGAAGATCCCCGCCTCTCCCGGCATGCTGGCCTTGTTCCAGTTCCTCCGCCACCGCCCCCCGCAGGACTTTGAGGTGGTTCTGGTGTCTGATGCCAACACTTTCTTCATTGAGTCCTGGCTCCGCCGCGTTGGGGCCCGCCAGCTCTTCGTCAAGATCTTCACCAACCCTGCCACCTTCGACAAGGATGGCCGGCTGGTGCTACGCCCCTTCCACTCCCACAGCTGCCTGCGCTGCCCGGAGAACATGTGCAAGCAGGTGATCTTGAGGGACTATGTGATGCGGCGTACACAGGAGCGTGGGCGGCCGTTCCAGAGGGTATTCTATGTGGGCGATGGGGCCAACGACTTCTGCCCGTCTCTGATCCTGGGGCCCCGGGACACGGCGTTTGCCCGACGGGACTACCCCATGCACCGGCTGATCACTGAGATCCACGAGGCCAGGCCAGGGGAGTTCAAGGCTGTTACTGTGCCCTGGGCCAGTGGGGATGATGTGGTGGAGCGACTCAGAAGGCACGCAGAGGAGAAATGA